The Streptomyces cynarae genome contains a region encoding:
- a CDS encoding coiled-coil domain-containing protein yields MSDTSPYGFELVRRGYDRAQVDERISKLVSDRDSALARITALEKRIEELHLETQNAQAAVSDAEPSYAGLGARVEKILRLAEEEAKDLREEARRAAEQHRELAESAAQQVRNDAESFAADRKAKAEDEGLRIVEKAKSDASQLRAEAQKDAQSKREEADALFEETRAKAAQAAADFETNLAKRREQSERDLASRQAKAEKRLAEIEHRAEQLRLEAEKLRTDADRRARQTVETAQRQAEDIVADANAKADRIRSESERELAALTNRRDSINAQLTNVREMLATLTGAAVAATGTPAEDEPISRGVPAQQSR; encoded by the coding sequence ATGAGCGACACTTCCCCCTACGGCTTCGAGCTTGTGCGGCGTGGGTACGACCGCGCTCAGGTGGACGAACGGATCTCCAAGCTCGTCTCCGACCGTGACAGCGCTCTCGCCCGCATCACCGCCCTGGAGAAGCGCATCGAGGAGCTCCACCTCGAGACGCAGAACGCCCAGGCCGCCGTCAGCGACGCGGAGCCGTCCTACGCGGGTCTCGGCGCGCGCGTCGAGAAGATCCTCCGCCTCGCCGAGGAAGAGGCCAAGGACCTGCGCGAGGAGGCCCGCCGCGCCGCCGAGCAGCACCGCGAACTCGCGGAGTCGGCCGCCCAGCAGGTGCGCAACGACGCGGAGTCGTTCGCCGCGGACCGCAAGGCGAAGGCCGAGGACGAGGGCCTCCGGATCGTCGAGAAGGCCAAGAGCGACGCCTCTCAGCTGCGTGCCGAGGCCCAGAAGGACGCCCAGTCCAAGCGCGAGGAGGCGGACGCCCTCTTCGAGGAGACCCGCGCCAAGGCCGCCCAGGCCGCCGCCGACTTCGAGACGAACCTCGCCAAGCGGCGTGAGCAGTCCGAGCGCGACCTGGCCTCCCGTCAGGCCAAGGCGGAGAAGCGCCTGGCGGAGATCGAGCACCGTGCCGAGCAGCTTCGTCTGGAGGCGGAGAAGCTGCGCACGGACGCCGACCGCCGCGCCCGCCAGACGGTGGAGACGGCCCAGCGCCAGGCCGAGGACATCGTCGCGGACGCGAACGCCAAGGCCGACCGCATCCGTTCGGAATCCGAGCGCGAGCTGGCGGCGCTGACGAACCGTCGCGACTCCATCAACGCCCAGCTCACCAACGTCCGCGAGATGCTGGCGACGCTCACGGGCGCCGCGGTCGCCGCGACCGGCACGCCGGCCGAGGACGAGCCGATCTCGCGCGGGGTCCCGGCGCAGCAGTCCCGGTAA
- a CDS encoding TetR/AcrR family transcriptional regulator, protein MAEGLRERKKRQTRQYISDVATGLFLERGFDAVTVAEIAEAADVSVNTVYNYFPAKEDLFLDRSKGVVDRLARWVRGREKGESAAAAVLRELRDELTAVSPRLGLMEGYDRFMRVIHEAPALRSRLWAIGQEVLDNLEAALREETGAAPDDPLPTLIAGQVNWVHQTVMAAIGREMMAGRNPDEVSREVLVLLDEMEELLSEKVLKYAVRAPE, encoded by the coding sequence ATGGCAGAGGGGCTCAGGGAGCGGAAGAAGCGGCAGACCCGGCAGTACATCTCCGATGTCGCCACGGGCCTGTTCCTGGAGCGCGGCTTCGACGCGGTGACGGTCGCGGAGATCGCGGAAGCGGCGGACGTCTCCGTCAACACCGTCTACAACTACTTCCCCGCCAAGGAGGACCTGTTCCTCGACCGCTCCAAGGGGGTGGTGGACCGCCTGGCCCGCTGGGTGCGCGGGCGCGAGAAGGGTGAGTCGGCCGCCGCGGCCGTCCTGCGCGAACTGCGTGACGAGCTCACGGCGGTGTCGCCGCGATTGGGGCTGATGGAGGGATATGACCGCTTCATGAGGGTCATTCACGAGGCCCCGGCTCTCCGGTCCCGCCTGTGGGCCATCGGCCAGGAGGTCCTCGACAACCTCGAAGCCGCCCTGCGTGAGGAGACCGGTGCCGCCCCCGACGACCCGCTGCCCACCCTGATCGCCGGTCAGGTCAACTGGGTTCACCAGACGGTCATGGCCGCCATCGGCCGGGAGATGATGGCCGGGCGCAATCCGGACGAAGTGTCACGCGAGGTGCTCGTGCTTCTCGACGAGATGGAGGAGCTGTTGAGCGAAAAGGTGCTCAAGTACGCCGTCCGTGCCCCGGAATGA
- a CDS encoding SCO5389 family protein: MSLDVSPALLEQAERGEVDEADFVDCVRTSLPYAWEMISSLVAQLKVDGGDFADNQTPPPDEQARGQLLRALASDAIRGALQRHFGVRLAFQNCHRVAVFPLDSSVDDTLARFTSVRSQLLNQSPELRDC; this comes from the coding sequence ATGTCGCTCGACGTCTCACCGGCCCTACTCGAACAGGCCGAGCGAGGCGAGGTCGACGAAGCCGATTTCGTCGACTGCGTCCGGACCTCCCTGCCCTATGCGTGGGAGATGATCAGCTCCCTGGTGGCCCAGCTGAAGGTCGACGGCGGTGACTTCGCCGACAACCAGACGCCCCCGCCGGACGAGCAGGCACGTGGACAGCTGCTGCGCGCGCTCGCGAGCGACGCGATACGCGGCGCGTTGCAGCGGCACTTCGGAGTGCGCCTGGCGTTCCAGAACTGCCACCGAGTGGCGGTGTTCCCGCTGGACTCCTCGGTGGACGACACGTTGGCCCGCTTCACCTCGGTCCGCAGCCAGCTCCTCAACCAGTCACCGGAGCTGCGCGACTGCTGA
- a CDS encoding LLM class flavin-dependent oxidoreductase, giving the protein MRVGSFVLAAQFPGQGQGEALHRAVRSAEAAEEAGLDTVWLAEHHFVPYGTCPSAITLAALLLGRTRRIRVGTAVSVLPTAHPVALGEQAALLHIASGGRFSLGVGRGGPWVDLEVFGAGLEAYETGFPESLDLLVRWLREPSVAAAGERFTFREVPVVPRPSESLTDAEGPEVVVACTSPASVRLAAERGLPMLLGMHVGDEEKADMVALWRSHAQAAGVGGDTIAGAAHVSAGVCQIADRRTDAVEALTKAMPGWLKQGLDAHVTVDGRARAMRDPLAYTELLCGLHPVGTPRLCADRLAATSERTGITRFALLVEGSGDLAATVENVRRLGAEVLPHLR; this is encoded by the coding sequence ATGCGCGTTGGAAGTTTTGTACTGGCGGCCCAGTTTCCGGGACAGGGCCAGGGGGAGGCGCTGCACCGCGCGGTGCGGTCGGCCGAGGCCGCCGAGGAGGCGGGCCTGGACACGGTGTGGCTGGCCGAGCACCACTTCGTGCCGTACGGGACCTGCCCGTCGGCGATCACGCTGGCAGCCCTCCTGCTGGGCCGCACCCGCCGGATCCGGGTCGGCACGGCGGTGAGCGTCCTGCCCACCGCGCATCCGGTCGCACTCGGCGAGCAGGCCGCGCTGCTGCACATCGCCTCCGGCGGGCGGTTCTCGCTCGGGGTGGGGCGCGGCGGACCGTGGGTGGACCTGGAGGTGTTCGGCGCGGGCCTTGAGGCGTACGAGACGGGCTTCCCGGAATCACTCGATCTGCTGGTGCGCTGGCTGCGCGAACCGTCCGTCGCCGCCGCGGGGGAACGATTCACCTTCCGTGAAGTCCCGGTCGTCCCGCGCCCGTCGGAGTCGCTCACGGACGCCGAGGGCCCGGAGGTCGTCGTCGCCTGCACCTCGCCGGCGAGCGTACGGCTGGCGGCCGAGCGGGGGCTGCCGATGCTGCTCGGCATGCACGTGGGGGACGAGGAGAAGGCGGACATGGTCGCGCTGTGGCGGAGTCACGCGCAGGCGGCCGGAGTCGGCGGCGACACGATCGCCGGCGCCGCCCATGTCTCGGCGGGCGTCTGCCAGATCGCCGACCGGCGCACCGACGCCGTCGAGGCGCTGACGAAGGCGATGCCAGGCTGGCTGAAACAGGGGCTCGACGCGCATGTGACGGTGGACGGGCGGGCCCGCGCGATGCGGGACCCGCTCGCGTACACCGAACTGCTCTGCGGGTTGCACCCGGTGGGCACCCCGCGCCTGTGCGCCGACCGGCTCGCGGCGACCTCCGAGCGGACCGGCATCACACGCTTCGCGCTGCTCGTCGAGGGCTCCGGCGACCTTGCGGCGACGGTGGAGAACGTCCGCAGGCTGGGCGCCGAGGTACTCCCCCACCTCCGCTGA
- a CDS encoding ABC transporter permease produces the protein MSTPQPPMPQAAPTWQTAPGSVYPTYTSPIPVVRTHLGHAIASEWTKIRSVRSTMWTLGVFLVLMIGIGTLFAAIAAASDARLEGNSPLGLGIGGVLTGSICIITLGVLTTASEYGTGMIRTTMTACPSRTRVLLAKAIVFFAVAFVITTVSALLVGILQTAMLKSYGLAQPTGMEWLKGTVGIGLYVALLGLLSLFVGSVIRHSAGAITIMIGLVLAPLVIAMFLFSESMQGLQRFLLEYSIPSQLSTLYGESLGGSGATGWEPVWIVLGLAALAFAGAWLLLERRDV, from the coding sequence ATGAGCACGCCCCAGCCCCCCATGCCGCAGGCCGCGCCCACCTGGCAGACGGCGCCCGGTTCCGTGTACCCGACCTACACCTCGCCGATCCCCGTGGTGCGCACCCACCTCGGACACGCCATCGCCTCGGAGTGGACGAAGATCAGGTCGGTGCGCTCCACGATGTGGACGCTGGGTGTCTTCCTGGTCCTCATGATCGGCATCGGGACGCTGTTCGCCGCCATCGCCGCCGCGTCGGATGCCCGCCTCGAGGGCAACTCACCGCTCGGCCTCGGGATCGGCGGAGTCCTGACCGGCAGCATCTGCATCATCACGCTCGGCGTGCTGACCACCGCCTCCGAGTACGGCACCGGGATGATCCGGACGACCATGACCGCGTGCCCGAGCCGGACCAGGGTGCTGCTGGCGAAGGCGATCGTCTTCTTCGCCGTGGCCTTCGTGATCACGACGGTGTCCGCGCTGCTCGTCGGCATCCTCCAGACCGCCATGCTGAAGAGCTACGGGCTGGCCCAGCCCACCGGCATGGAGTGGCTGAAGGGGACGGTCGGCATCGGCCTGTACGTGGCGCTGCTCGGCCTGCTGTCGCTGTTCGTGGGCTCCGTCATCCGGCACTCGGCGGGTGCCATCACCATCATGATCGGCCTGGTGCTCGCCCCGCTCGTCATCGCGATGTTCCTGTTCTCGGAGTCGATGCAGGGCCTGCAGAGGTTCCTGCTGGAGTACTCGATCCCGAGCCAGCTCAGCACCCTGTACGGGGAGTCCCTCGGCGGCTCCGGCGCCACGGGCTGGGAGCCGGTGTGGATCGTCCTCGGCCTCGCGGCCCTCGCCTTCGCCGGCGCCTGGCTGCTGCTGGAACGGCGGGACGTGTAG
- a CDS encoding ATP/GTP-binding protein gives MSPRRNRPKGPGSSGRSADDDRERYGGWQSTESWQGEEWSVRHVAGASAEGKTYRCPGCDQVISSGVPHVVAWPAFAGVDERRHWHKSCWNAKDRRTTRVQRSRNAPKY, from the coding sequence GTGTCCCCGCGTCGCAACCGACCCAAGGGCCCAGGCTCGTCCGGCCGGAGTGCGGACGACGACAGGGAGCGGTACGGCGGCTGGCAGTCCACCGAGAGCTGGCAGGGCGAGGAGTGGAGCGTGCGCCATGTGGCGGGCGCGAGCGCCGAGGGCAAGACCTACCGGTGCCCCGGCTGCGACCAGGTGATCTCCTCGGGCGTCCCGCACGTGGTGGCCTGGCCCGCGTTCGCGGGGGTGGACGAACGCCGGCACTGGCACAAGTCCTGCTGGAACGCGAAGGACCGCCGCACCACGCGGGTGCAGCGGTCCCGTAACGCGCCGAAGTACTGA
- a CDS encoding ABC transporter ATP-binding protein, with protein MIEAVGLTKRYGDKTAVYNLSFQVRPGSVTGFLGPNGSGKSTTMRMILGLDNPTSGTVTIGGYPYRKLPNAPRQVGALLDAKAVHGGRAARNHLLSLAQLSGIPARRVDEVLAVVGLQEVAGKRSKGFSLGMGQRLGIAAALLGDPQVLLFDEPVNGLDPEGILWVRNLMKSLAAEGRTVFVSSHLMSEMALTADHLIVIGRGQLLADMSVKDFISANSADFARVRTPDTEPQQREKLTAALTEAGGHVLPEQDGALRVTGLPLPRISDIAHDTDVRLWELSPHQASLEEAYMRMTQGAVDYRSSIDQKAGLMQPLPPGVQPPVPVPGQGQPGWYAPPPPQQQGGQPFSMPAQPGQPPTGPYTAPPAPSAGQQPNPYTQPGPQDQAPVPAAPPAQAPAADATAAADPTKSEDAR; from the coding sequence ATGATCGAGGCAGTCGGCCTGACCAAGCGCTACGGCGACAAGACCGCTGTGTACAACCTCTCCTTCCAGGTGCGGCCGGGATCCGTCACCGGCTTCCTCGGGCCGAACGGCTCGGGCAAGTCGACGACCATGCGGATGATCCTCGGCCTGGACAATCCGACCTCGGGGACGGTGACGATCGGCGGCTACCCCTACCGGAAGCTGCCCAACGCGCCCCGCCAGGTCGGCGCCCTGCTCGACGCCAAGGCCGTGCACGGCGGCCGGGCCGCCCGCAACCATCTGCTGTCCCTCGCCCAGCTCTCGGGCATCCCGGCCCGCCGCGTGGACGAGGTGCTGGCCGTCGTCGGCCTTCAGGAGGTGGCCGGGAAGCGGTCCAAGGGCTTCTCGCTCGGCATGGGGCAGCGGCTCGGCATCGCCGCCGCGCTGCTCGGCGACCCTCAGGTGCTGCTGTTCGACGAACCGGTCAACGGCCTCGACCCCGAGGGCATCCTGTGGGTCCGCAACCTGATGAAGTCCCTCGCGGCGGAGGGCCGTACGGTCTTCGTCTCCTCGCACCTGATGAGCGAGATGGCGCTCACCGCCGACCATCTGATCGTGATCGGGCGCGGGCAGTTGCTCGCCGACATGAGCGTGAAGGACTTCATCTCCGCCAACTCCGCCGACTTCGCCCGCGTCCGCACCCCCGACACCGAGCCACAGCAGCGGGAGAAGCTGACGGCCGCACTCACCGAGGCGGGCGGGCACGTGCTGCCCGAGCAGGACGGCGCGCTGCGGGTCACCGGGCTGCCGCTGCCCCGCATCAGCGACATCGCGCACGACACCGACGTACGCCTGTGGGAACTGTCGCCGCACCAGGCCTCGCTCGAGGAGGCGTACATGCGGATGACGCAGGGAGCCGTCGACTACCGCTCGAGCATCGACCAGAAGGCGGGCCTGATGCAGCCGCTGCCGCCCGGTGTCCAGCCGCCGGTCCCGGTGCCGGGGCAGGGTCAGCCGGGCTGGTACGCCCCACCGCCGCCGCAGCAGCAGGGCGGACAGCCGTTCTCCATGCCGGCGCAGCCCGGGCAGCCGCCCACGGGTCCGTACACCGCCCCGCCCGCACCGTCCGCCGGGCAGCAGCCGAACCCCTACACGCAGCCGGGGCCCCAGGACCAGGCGCCGGTCCCCGCCGCCCCGCCCGCGCAGGCGCCCGCCGCCGACGCCACCGCCGCTGCCGACCCGACCAAGTCCGAGGACGCCCGATGA
- the nucS gene encoding endonuclease NucS: MRLVIARCSVDYAGRLTAHLPSAPRLILVKADGSVSIHADDRAYKPLNWMSPPCTLKEGSGDEEGVWTVINKTGEKLIITMEEILHDSSHELGVDPGLIKDGVEAHLQELLADRIETLGEGYTLIRREYMTAIGPVDILCRDAEGQTVAVEIKRRGEIDGVEQLTRYLELLNRDPHLAPVRGIFAAQEIKPQARVLATDRGISCAVLDYDALRGIEDDKLRLF; encoded by the coding sequence ATGCGTCTCGTCATTGCCCGGTGCTCCGTCGACTACGCGGGCCGTCTCACCGCTCACCTCCCCTCCGCTCCCCGCCTGATCCTGGTGAAGGCGGACGGAAGCGTCTCGATCCACGCGGACGACCGTGCCTACAAGCCCCTCAACTGGATGTCGCCGCCCTGCACGCTGAAGGAGGGTTCGGGCGACGAGGAGGGTGTGTGGACCGTGATCAACAAGACGGGCGAGAAACTGATCATCACGATGGAGGAGATCCTCCACGACTCCTCGCATGAACTCGGCGTCGACCCGGGGCTGATCAAGGACGGCGTGGAAGCGCACCTTCAGGAACTGCTCGCCGACCGGATCGAGACCCTCGGTGAGGGCTACACGCTGATCCGCCGCGAGTACATGACGGCGATCGGGCCGGTGGACATCCTGTGCCGGGACGCCGAGGGGCAGACCGTGGCGGTGGAGATCAAACGGCGCGGCGAGATCGACGGCGTGGAACAGCTCACGCGCTACCTGGAGCTCCTGAACCGGGACCCGCACCTCGCGCCGGTGCGCGGCATCTTCGCGGCCCAGGAGATCAAGCCGCAGGCCCGCGTGCTGGCCACGGACCGCGGGATCAGCTGTGCGGTGCTGGACTACGACGCCCTGAGGGGCATCGAGGACGACAAGCTCCGCTTGTTCTGA
- a CDS encoding 3-hydroxyacyl-CoA dehydrogenase family protein, producing the protein MARKLAVIGAGLMGSGIAQVSAQAGWDVILRDVTDEALNRGTDAIKASYDKFVSKGKLEAQDADAALARITATTDLDAAADADVVIEAVFEKLEVKHEIFRTLDKLVREDAVLASNTSAIPITKIAAATEHPERVVGVHFFSPVPMMQLVELVRGYKTSDETLATAREFAESVGKTCIVVNRDVAGFVTTRLISALVVEATKLYESGVATAEDIDLACKLGFGHAMGPLATADLTGVDILLHATGNIYTETQDEKFAPPELMRRMVDAGDIGRKSGQGFYTY; encoded by the coding sequence GTGGCACGGAAGCTTGCCGTCATCGGGGCCGGACTCATGGGTTCTGGTATTGCCCAGGTATCGGCCCAGGCCGGCTGGGACGTCATCCTCAGGGACGTCACGGACGAGGCGCTGAACCGTGGCACGGACGCCATCAAGGCGTCGTACGACAAGTTCGTGAGCAAGGGCAAGCTGGAGGCGCAGGACGCCGACGCGGCGCTCGCCCGCATCACCGCGACCACCGACCTCGACGCCGCCGCCGACGCGGACGTCGTCATCGAGGCCGTCTTCGAGAAGCTCGAGGTCAAGCACGAGATCTTCCGGACGCTCGACAAGCTCGTACGCGAGGACGCCGTGCTCGCGTCCAACACCTCCGCCATCCCGATCACCAAGATCGCGGCGGCCACCGAGCACCCGGAGCGCGTCGTCGGCGTGCACTTCTTCTCGCCGGTTCCGATGATGCAGCTCGTCGAACTCGTCCGCGGCTACAAGACGAGCGACGAAACCCTGGCCACCGCCCGCGAGTTCGCGGAGTCCGTCGGCAAGACCTGTATCGTCGTCAACCGCGACGTCGCCGGTTTCGTGACGACCCGTCTCATCTCGGCACTCGTCGTCGAGGCCACCAAGCTGTACGAATCGGGCGTGGCCACCGCCGAGGACATCGACCTCGCCTGCAAGCTGGGCTTCGGCCACGCCATGGGACCCCTGGCCACCGCCGACCTCACCGGCGTCGACATCCTGCTGCACGCCACCGGCAACATCTACACCGAGACCCAGGACGAGAAGTTCGCTCCGCCCGAGCTGATGCGCCGGATGGTTGACGCGGGTGACATCGGTCGCAAGAGCGGGCAGGGCTTCTACACGTACTGA
- a CDS encoding ABC transporter ATP-binding protein has translation MTIISTAGLARTFQTKRGPVEAVRGIDLTVREGEILGFLGPNGAGKTTTLRMLTTLLKPTGGAATVAGCDLATDPVGVRRACGYVAQSGGVDPQITVREELVTQGRLYRLPKHQAVERADELAHDLDLTELLDRRTGALSGGQRRRLDIAMALMHRPKVLFLDEPTTGLDPASRADLWELVRRLRDRHETTVFLTTHYLDEADALADRLVVVDHGTVAAEGTPSGLKLEYGGSIDATLQDTFLAITGRGPAPTDAAPVAV, from the coding sequence ATGACCATCATCAGTACGGCCGGTCTGGCCCGTACCTTCCAGACCAAGCGGGGCCCGGTGGAGGCGGTGCGGGGGATCGACCTCACCGTGCGGGAGGGCGAGATCCTCGGCTTCCTCGGACCCAACGGCGCGGGCAAGACGACGACCCTCCGCATGCTGACGACCCTGCTGAAACCCACCGGCGGCGCGGCGACCGTCGCCGGCTGCGACCTGGCCACGGACCCCGTCGGAGTGCGCAGGGCATGCGGGTATGTGGCGCAGTCCGGAGGCGTGGATCCGCAGATCACCGTGCGGGAGGAGCTGGTCACCCAGGGCCGCCTGTACCGCCTGCCGAAACATCAGGCAGTCGAGCGGGCCGACGAGTTGGCTCATGACCTCGACCTCACCGAACTGCTCGACCGCAGGACGGGCGCGCTCTCCGGCGGCCAGCGACGCCGCCTGGACATCGCGATGGCGCTCATGCACCGCCCGAAGGTGCTGTTCCTGGACGAGCCGACGACAGGACTGGACCCCGCCAGCCGCGCCGACCTGTGGGAGCTGGTCCGTCGACTGCGGGACCGGCACGAGACGACCGTCTTCCTGACCACTCACTACCTGGACGAGGCCGATGCCCTCGCCGACCGGCTCGTGGTCGTCGACCACGGCACGGTCGCCGCCGAGGGCACGCCGAGCGGGCTGAAGCTGGAGTACGGCGGCTCGATCGACGCCACGCTCCAGGACACGTTCCTCGCCATCACCGGACGCGGCCCCGCGCCGACGGACGCCGCCCCCGTAGCCGTATAG
- a CDS encoding STAS domain-containing protein has translation MHIRGDHAELVVGGRLDVHSAADARTVLHSAVDDGVGDLVLDLSELDSWDATGLGVIMGAHRRAGRCGRRLVLRGVPPQMQRLLVATRLHRILAIEGGIGVESLPRV, from the coding sequence ATGCACATCAGGGGCGACCACGCCGAGCTGGTCGTCGGGGGCCGCCTCGACGTCCACAGCGCGGCGGACGCCCGTACGGTCCTGCACTCGGCCGTCGACGACGGCGTCGGCGACCTGGTGCTCGACCTGTCCGAACTGGACTCCTGGGACGCCACCGGGCTCGGGGTGATCATGGGGGCCCACCGACGGGCCGGGCGGTGCGGCCGACGGCTGGTGCTGCGCGGTGTTCCGCCGCAGATGCAGCGCCTGCTGGTGGCCACCCGACTGCACCGGATCCTGGCCATCGAGGGCGGCATCGGGGTGGAGTCACTGCCCCGGGTCTGA